The genomic DNA CGAAGGACAACGACAAGCGAATTGCAGAAGGTCGTCCTTTACATGAAAAAGAGCTTTCAGATCAAGTTCTTGTTTGGCCGGACCTGGTCTACACAGAAATGATCTGCATGATTCTGCTCACAGCACTCCTGATTGTCTGGGGTGTCGTCTTACAGGCTCCACTGGAAGAACCAGCTTCAGCAGTCAAAACTCCAAACCCCTCCAAAGCTCCCTGGTACTTCCTGGGACTCCAGGAAATGCTGGTTTACTTTGACCCCTGGATGGCAGGTGTTGTGTTGCCAAGTGTCATTCTTGGTGGATTGATGGCGATTCCATACATCGACTTCAACACTAAAGGGAATGGATACTACACATTCAATGAACGAAAATTTGCGGTCTCAACCTTCCTGTTTGGCTTCTTGCCTCTCTGGGTTGGAATGATTGTACTAGGAACATTCATTCGAGGCCCCAACTGGAACATGTTCGGCCTTTACGAATACTGGGACTCACACAAACTGGAAGTCTTGAACAACGTCAACGTCTCCGATTACTTCTGGTTGACGTTACTAGAGTTACCACTTCCAAAACCGGACCCACAAGCTGGGTTCATTTCCCAGGCAGCAACCATTCTGTTACGAGAATGGATCGGAATCCTTCTGATCTTGTTCTACCTGTTGGCGATCCCTCCACTTTTGGCAGTGACCGTATTCAAGAACTTTTTCGTAAAAATGGGATTCATCCGTTTTATGGTGATGGCCAACCTGTTCCTGCTAATGGCATCATTACCATTAAAAATGCTTTTACGGTGGGTCTTCAACTTAAAATATATCGTTTCGATTCCTGAATGGGTTCTCAACATTTAGTCTGAGTTCGTTTCAATCCCACAGGTCTATTCGGCTTTTCGACAGAACAGAGCAACGTTGAATTACAATGCCAGCAAGTGAACAATATTGGCGAAGTCTTCCGCAAATGCACAAAGTATTTGCAGCGAGTGCTGTATTGCTACTCGGTACGACTTTGTTGATGATGTACAAAGATGAATCCCGATCCTGGAAAAAATACCAGAAGCAGGGAGAGATCTATCGTTATCAACGAATCGAGGAAGAACTCGAACAATACGATGATGCTGAATACCAGAAGAATGTTCAATTACTCAAAGACCAGATCGCTGAGTACGAGGGCCAATGGACTGATCGTTCTGACGAGATCAAAGAACTTGAGTCGAAATTAACTCGACTCGAGGGTCAAGTCGAAATTCTGAAAACGAAATCGAAGTCACGGAATGCGTTCCGAGACAAGGCGCGAGCCGATTACGATATCGCAGTGCGTGACAATGCCTCACCCGATGTTCTCAGCAATGCTCTGAAAGCTTTTGAAGAAGCTAAGCAATCTGCGCAAGAAAGTTCACTCGCCTTCCAACAGGCAGTCGCTAACTACGACGCTGTAAAAAGCGAACTCGACTCAAAGCGTAGTCAACTTACAGAAGCAGAGTCTGCGCTGACGAAAGCACAATTATCACAAAATGCACTCGAAGAACAAAAACAACTCCTTAAACCGGACTCAGCTTTCAGATCATTCAAGCGCTGGATGAAAGAACTCCCGATCATTGAAGGCTTCAATCCCCACTTAAAGATTCAATACGACTGGCCATCAGGACTGAACCAACAATTGGGAATGGTCAGTGTCGGACGAGTTGACCGCTGCCGGACATGTCACGTCAACATCGACGACTTTAGCGTGACTCGCAAAGATGGTGAAATCGTCGCGACAAATCAAACTTATGTTGCTGAGAAGTACCCTCAGCCGTTTGTCTCGCACCCAAACCCAGAACTCTTTCTAACATCGACTAGTCCACACCCAGTGAACAGCTTCGGGTGTACTATTTGCCATGCTGGCGATGGATCAGGAACAAGTTTCCAGAACGCTGAACACACTCCGTCCGACCCAGCTATCGCTGAGGAATGGGCTTCCAAGCATGATTGGCACTCCAATCACTTCTGGGAAGCTCCGATGTATCCGAATCAATTCATCGAGTCGACCTGCCTGAAATGTCACCACGATGTCGTTGAATTGGGCGAGAACGAAAAATATGGCGCAACAGCTCCAAAAGTTGTCAAAGGCTGGGAAACAATTCGTGATTACGGGTGCTTTGGGTGTCACGAAATCAACGGATATGACGGAACGACTCCAATTGGACCAGATTTGCGTCTCGAGCCGAATACTCCGGAAGAGTTAGCAGCCATCGAAGCAGACCCCAACATGATTGCGGGTGACATGCGAAAAGTAGGCCCATCGCTGCGTCACATCGACAGTAAATTAACTCCCGAATTTGTCGCCTATTGGACAGAAGAACCTAAACGCTTCCGACCAGATACGCGGATGCCACAATTCTTTGACTTAACCAACCAGCATGATGAAATGGCGGCCCTGCTGCAGCCAATGGAACTGCTGGGAATCGCTAAGTACTTAGAAGCCAAGTCACAAGAATTTGACGTCCAGACGCCAAAAGACGATTACAAGCCTGACGCAAAGCGTGGTGAAGATCTCTTCGCAAAACGTGGATGCCTTGCCTGCCACAGCAAACAGGACGAAGCCTTTGCAGGTGTCACTGCTGACTTTGGTCCTGACCTGTCAAAGATCCACGAAAAGATCAAACCAGGCGAGGATGGATTCAACTGGTTATATACCTGGATCAAACAACCATCGCTTTATCACACGCGCACAAAGATGCCGGACCTGTATCTCGACACCTACACCGAAGGTGAAACGACGATTGATCCAGCCGCTGACATTGCAGCCTACCTTCTCGAAGGTGGTGCAAGAGAATTCCCGGCACTCCCAAAACCTGAGAACGATTTAGGATTAGTCTTTGATCACGATTTCTCATTAGAGAAAGCGAAATCCATTGGCCTAGGTGAAGAAGGCTTCCGCGGTCTATTGATTCAGGAAGTGATTCAGGGATCAGCAGCCCAACGTGCTCAAGTTCAAATCGGAGAGAACTGGGAAGACCGACCACTGGTCCCAGGCGACATTGTCATCTCGATCAATGGCACATCCTTGAAATCGATTCAAGAACTTAAAGAGATTGTTCACAATGCAAAAGTCGGCGAAGAAGTGAAGCTTGTCGTACTTCGAAATCGAAAAGAAATCACGACTCGACTATTCGTCTCGACACCTGCAGATGACCTGGTTCTGCTTTACCTAGGAAAGAGCCTGGACAAGCCTGGAGTTGAGAAGACGCTGGAACAACGCCGCTTCCCAGTAACCAGCGATATGTTCGAAGATAACAAGACACCTGCGAACTTCATCAAAGGGGATGAGATCGAACTCGCCCCACTAAGTATGGATGAAGAAGTCAGCCCGGAAGAATGGGAAAAAAGAAAACTCGTCTACATCGGACGTCGAACTATCGCTCGCTACGGCTGCTACGGTTGTCACGACATCCCAGGATTTGAAACTGCACGCCCAATTGGAACTGCACTACAGGATTGGGGACACAAAGATACTTCGAAGCTAGCCTTCGAGCATATTCACGAATTCCTGCACCACCACGGTGAGATCAGCGAGACACCTGCCTCAGAAGATGCACACGGTGATGACCATCACGGCTCAGCTGCACTGGGAACCAGTACTGCTGCTCGGATGGAAAAAATTGTCAAGGATTCCAAAGCAGGTGATCCAAATGTCACTGATCAAGACTTAACTGAAGCGATGCTTTACAAAAGTGCGATCAGTCATGGACGTGCTGGATTTTTGTGGCAAAAACTTCGCCAACCTCGCAGCTACGACTACAAAAAGACTGAAACCAAAAATTGGGATGAGCGACTTCGAATGCCGAAGTTCCCGTTCAACCCTGAACAGATCGAAGCTGTATCGACATTTGTACTTGGTCTTGTTGCTCAGCCTCCAGCCCCAGAGTTCCAGTTCCAACCCAACAAAGAACAAGAAGCGATCTTTGGTGGTGAGCGGCTTCTGGCGAAATTCAATTGCACCGGCTGTCACGTATTGGAGATGGACTCCGTCGAATTCGAGTACGACCCGAAGGTCCTTGCCATCAAAGGCCAGGACATCTCCGAAGCTGACATGCCTGCATTTGACTTGCTCCAACACATCAAGCCAGTAGGAAGTGATGGACAAGGTGCAACGGGTGAGGTCACCGAAGATGGATCTGTGGTTTACAACGCACGTGGATTCATTCAGGGAGTTCCGGATCCTGAAGAGGAAGATCCTGAATTCAGGTTTTACTCTTACCGATTCTGGGACGGCTTCCAACTTGATGATGGTAAATTCATTCTCCCAAGTGAAGCTGTTCAAATTGGCGAAAGTCAAATCCGCAAATTCATTGATGGCCGAGGTGGTGATTTCGGAAAATGGCTAGTCAACAGACTTGCTCCAGAATTAAGCAA from Thalassoglobus polymorphus includes the following:
- a CDS encoding cytochrome b family protein, which gives rise to MNPHPDLTVGVIQGLGWLYLLLFFANAAWTAYSFKNDGYYEKLFGIRHLPKAVMWASYTGGLLALAITHLTVGANADEFTLKLPDWFKKAADTVIADPKSFFGLSIAIYVAIILLRDWWVKPAVAWILFNLSVLFIAVSMTDFDFRQIVGKPDNVPILGMLYLVGFTTWLYFYKSKDNDKRIAEGRPLHEKELSDQVLVWPDLVYTEMICMILLTALLIVWGVVLQAPLEEPASAVKTPNPSKAPWYFLGLQEMLVYFDPWMAGVVLPSVILGGLMAIPYIDFNTKGNGYYTFNERKFAVSTFLFGFLPLWVGMIVLGTFIRGPNWNMFGLYEYWDSHKLEVLNNVNVSDYFWLTLLELPLPKPDPQAGFISQAATILLREWIGILLILFYLLAIPPLLAVTVFKNFFVKMGFIRFMVMANLFLLMASLPLKMLLRWVFNLKYIVSIPEWVLNI
- a CDS encoding c-type cytochrome, which codes for MHKVFAASAVLLLGTTLLMMYKDESRSWKKYQKQGEIYRYQRIEEELEQYDDAEYQKNVQLLKDQIAEYEGQWTDRSDEIKELESKLTRLEGQVEILKTKSKSRNAFRDKARADYDIAVRDNASPDVLSNALKAFEEAKQSAQESSLAFQQAVANYDAVKSELDSKRSQLTEAESALTKAQLSQNALEEQKQLLKPDSAFRSFKRWMKELPIIEGFNPHLKIQYDWPSGLNQQLGMVSVGRVDRCRTCHVNIDDFSVTRKDGEIVATNQTYVAEKYPQPFVSHPNPELFLTSTSPHPVNSFGCTICHAGDGSGTSFQNAEHTPSDPAIAEEWASKHDWHSNHFWEAPMYPNQFIESTCLKCHHDVVELGENEKYGATAPKVVKGWETIRDYGCFGCHEINGYDGTTPIGPDLRLEPNTPEELAAIEADPNMIAGDMRKVGPSLRHIDSKLTPEFVAYWTEEPKRFRPDTRMPQFFDLTNQHDEMAALLQPMELLGIAKYLEAKSQEFDVQTPKDDYKPDAKRGEDLFAKRGCLACHSKQDEAFAGVTADFGPDLSKIHEKIKPGEDGFNWLYTWIKQPSLYHTRTKMPDLYLDTYTEGETTIDPAADIAAYLLEGGAREFPALPKPENDLGLVFDHDFSLEKAKSIGLGEEGFRGLLIQEVIQGSAAQRAQVQIGENWEDRPLVPGDIVISINGTSLKSIQELKEIVHNAKVGEEVKLVVLRNRKEITTRLFVSTPADDLVLLYLGKSLDKPGVEKTLEQRRFPVTSDMFEDNKTPANFIKGDEIELAPLSMDEEVSPEEWEKRKLVYIGRRTIARYGCYGCHDIPGFETARPIGTALQDWGHKDTSKLAFEHIHEFLHHHGEISETPASEDAHGDDHHGSAALGTSTAARMEKIVKDSKAGDPNVTDQDLTEAMLYKSAISHGRAGFLWQKLRQPRSYDYKKTETKNWDERLRMPKFPFNPEQIEAVSTFVLGLVAQPPAPEFQFQPNKEQEAIFGGERLLAKFNCTGCHVLEMDSVEFEYDPKVLAIKGQDISEADMPAFDLLQHIKPVGSDGQGATGEVTEDGSVVYNARGFIQGVPDPEEEDPEFRFYSYRFWDGFQLDDGKFILPSEAVQIGESQIRKFIDGRGGDFGKWLVNRLAPELSKTPGGNDFNAAWQASVPPLTSEGYKVQTPWLYRFLKNPEPIRRTTVLRMPRFNMSDEEAQTLANYFSAKDGVPFPYQTIPQNQLDYQAQQANTYHSEFPDAEIDYLSASWNVLNGPLCRKCHNVGGNVVNDPKQVKGPNLQRVESRLRPEWTQLWVYKPMWVYPYTAMPENFPSDKPAEMKKMFGGENPRQAQSVIDALFNYADLIEVHGETTYNPESATPPAQPGGAE